Proteins from a single region of Manis javanica isolate MJ-LG chromosome 5, MJ_LKY, whole genome shotgun sequence:
- the LOC140849478 gene encoding syntenin-2-like has translation MSTLYPSLEDLKVDQAIQAQTRATPRMPVLPVQGMAVSEPSVLYPNLAELENYMGLALSSQEVQQSLLQTLEGFRTVVSGRLPGMVVAPVSGNSLGARRAEIKPGVREIHLCKDERRKTGLRLRAIDQGLFVQLVQANTPASLVGLRFGDQILQIDGRDCAGWSTAKAHRAVKKASAEKIVMVVRDRPFQRTVTMHKDSMGHVGFIIKKGKVTSVVKGSSAAHNGLLTNHSVCEVNGQNVIGLKDKEVMGILATAGNVVTLTIIPTVIYEHMIKKLSPVLLHHTMDHSIPDI, from the exons CGTCTCTGGAGGACCTGAAGGTGGACCAGGCCATTCAG gcccagaCCAGAGCCACACCCAGGATGCCTGTCCTGCCAGTCCAGGGCATGGCTGTCTCAGAGCCTTCAG TTTTATACCCAAACCTGGCAGAACTGGAAAATTATATGGGTCTTGCCCTCTCCAGCCAAGAAGTCCAGCAGAGCCTGCTTCAGACTCTAGAAGGCTTCCGG ACAGTGGTCTCGGGCCGCTTGCCGGGCATGGTGGTGGCGCCGGTGTCTGGGAACAGCCTGGGCGCGCGGCGTGCGGAGATCAAGCCTGGGGTGCGCGAGATCCACCTGTGCAAGGATGAGCGTAGGAAGACAGGGCTGCGGCTGCGGGCCATTGACCAG GGGCTCTTTGTGCAGTTGGTCCAGGCCAACACCCCTGCATCCCTTGTGGGGCTGCGCTTTGGGGACCAGATCCTGCAGATTGACGGGCGAGACTGTGCCGGGTGGAGCACAGCCAAGGCCCACCGGGCGGTGAAGAAGGCTTCAGCTGAGAAGATCGTCATGGTTGTTCGGGACAG GCCGTTCCAGCGGACCGTCACCATGCACAAGGACAGCATGGGCCACGTGGGCTTCATCATCAAGAAGGGGAAGGTCACCTCTGTGGTCAAAGGGAGTTCTGCAGCCCACAATGGGCTGCTCACCAACCACTCTGTGTGCGAGGTGAACGGGCAGAATGTCATCGGGCTGAAG GACAAAGAAGTCATGGGGATTCTGGCCACAGCTGGGAATGTCGTCACCCTGACCATCATCCCCACAGTCATCTACGAGCACATGATTAAAAA GTTGTCCCCAGTGCTGCTCCACCACACCATGGACCACTCCATCCCAGATATCTGA